The Cervus canadensis isolate Bull #8, Minnesota chromosome 5, ASM1932006v1, whole genome shotgun sequence genome contains the following window.
acttttaaaatacaaaacaatgatCATTACCCCTAAGAGTCAGTTTGAAACAAACTGACTTTTAAGTTGgttttataattcttttcacTCAATCTTGCTTACAAATGTTACTAGGTTTTTCAGTTTCATTCCATATCAGAACTTTTTTTGACATGTTTACTTCTCAAAGTAGTATATAGTTATTTCTTGGAATTAATATTAGCAGCTATAGAAAGCTTCTCTATGTGACAAAAATTCAATATGGTTTCTGCTTTGGAAATAGTTATTTCCAAATAACTATTTTGAGTTATCTACACTAAGACTCACATATTGAAAGGTAAAATATGAATGGGTAAATGATGGGGATTGAGAGCACGAGGACTAAGAAAAGATGATGTTATCTTTTACTGCAGACCTGCTTCAAGAAAACTCCATTATTTACTTTGATAGTATTACTAGAGAAGCAGTTTCTGCCAGATCACAGGTTGGCTAGGTAGTTGTCTATTTTCTTTACTAAAGAATGGCAGACAGCAACAATTAAATTGCTCCACCAAATAAGCAGAGACTTTAAGTTACCATATactttaattatgaaaaataaattgttttcttaattggtTTAGCAGCCTTGTATCTGGAAAGGCAGCAAAACCCACTCTGTTCCAAAATTAGAAGGCCAGCTCAGAGGCTGCTTCTAAGATGCCTGACTATCTTCTATCATCAATCAGTCATGAAAGTGGACTTTCATGAACTcagtaataaatgtaaaaataaactcatttatcAAACAATGTTGAGCCTGCAAAAGCAAAAAAGTTCATAAGGTAGGAATTGGTTTGTTTAAAACAAAGGATATATATCCTCTTATATAACACAAGAGGAATATGTATGGTAGTAAAAACAATTTATAATAAACCTGTAAAGAGATGATTCTGGTTTACATGTAAGTCAGCTTAAACTGACCACGACTGAATGATTGAAAATTTTCTTCTCCGAACATAATGCCCATTCATTATAAGCTAAGCCAGACTTACTTTCTTATAAATCTCTATTTCCTTGGATTTATCGACTACACCCTTACTTTACAGCCATTTAACTTATAAGCTGGGCCTGCCCAGCCTGCCCATAAAGGCTCTCTTCAGAAAGATACAAGATGCATTAAACAGAGGCGTCTTCCTGTAAGAATCTGTACTTCAAAACAGCCTAGGAAGAACTAGCAACTGGCTTTCCAATGTAGCTACCTCTCATTTCACATTATGCAGTTTACTAACCACTCCTTCCTTACAGAAAACTCAGTAGCTGTAAAACTTTTTGTTCCATTTCAAAACATTTCAATACTTATTAATTCCAAAGATCCGAACACCATGTAGCTGTGGCATTTTGGGAATTAGCACACTCAGGAGAGAAGCTGTGTTTAGGATGAAGTGAGTTGTATCATACTTCGTATAGAAACTTGCCAGAAAATATAGAATTATTGGAGAAATTGTGAAAAACTTCCGTGAAGATGTAAACTGTACTCCATAGTCCAGTTGTTCCCAATGAGTTAGGAGCCTTGCTTTACCCTGGTCGGGAGTTTCAAAAGGTGTTCCTTTTACTGCATGCAAAAATACATACATCCCCAGATTATGTATAACATTTGTTAAAGTCCAAGCAACAGGaacactgaagaagggaatactGAGTAAAACAATGTGAAGCAAGCCAACTCCCAATGCATATGTCAGCCACATACCACGGCTGTTCATTACACGGGTATTCGGATTCACCTCGCTGTGGGCAACGCCAACATTCATGTTTGCGCCGCCGCCCCACTCCCGGCAGCCGGACAGAAGCAGTACCAGCGCCGCGGAGGCGAAGGCGGCGTCTTGGCCTGTATTCTTGAAGAGTAGTTTAAAAAAAGGGCTACATTGACTTATgtaatgactttcactttcactatggtcCATCTAGTAAGGCATATGTGGATAAAAGAAACTACAGGAGTCAGGCTCTGCTTTTCTGACCTTTTGAGTATTTGATTTTGGCTAAATTGTCATTCTTACTTAGTTGATGAAGAGcttcttttccatccttttccAGATGATTTTCAGATAAATCAAGAATGCTCAGTCTGGCCAAGTTATGAAGATTCTGagctggaaaaaagaaatttcaatccAAAACAAGactataaatgcattttaaaatatccttagaAGAATTCTGAGTCCTTGTTTTCTTTGTTGGTAGCATACAAATCATTATTTCACTGGATTAATATGATTATCCCAAAAAAGTCTCTGGAAAGATTTAACCCCCAGTTGCCACAACTATGATTGATGCACATATATTTCCTGGTCCTAAGTTCTGACTAAAAAACTTCAATTCACCAAAAGCCTAAGGCAGCCTGGAAGATAGTTTTTATGTCATTTTAGTAAAATCACTCTGCTTTTCTAGCCTTCAGCAGCTTCGTCTTTAGAATGAGGAAGTTGAAATGGATAAACTCTGAGGTTGCTTACAATTCTAAATACCCTATCATGCAggagaaacaaaggaacaaaaaccAGATAAGATGAGCTGTTCTTTGTGTACTCAGTTTAGATAATTTTGTTAATGTCATAGTTGTGATGCTAATAACAAAAacttagaaattaagaaaagacagatgagaaaaacagaaaacaaacagcaaaatggcAGCTGGAAATCTattcatataaataattatattaactgGATTAAACATTCcaattaaagacaaagatgaataaaactaaattttcttttttaaagcaagacCCAACTCCATGCTATCTATAAGAGatgtattttaataacaaaaatacaaatatattgagATTAAAATTTTGGGAAACTATATTACATGTAAACATTAATCATAAATGCCATTGTTAGGcagttaaaataggaaaaaggagtccaaaatggcggtggctaaaagacaaaaaaagggaaaagcccatgaaaaggaaacaaaggaaaattttgaggactggagtgagaacctcaggtgaaacaaacacgcCCCCTTCCTGGCTAGCCCTAATTTGCATATGGCAGGCTCAGAGGGGAGGAGACAAAAACGTAAAAAAGAGGGAGTCAAGACAAGTGGggcctctcctttggggtctGCCTGCCTTCACGCCTCGAGGGTGTACTATCCTTTGTTTGCTGAATAAAGCTCTGAGCTGTAACCGAGCTGTAACACAGGTCCACTGTTTCAAATCTTTTGTTGTGGCGAGACAGAACTGACGAAATTACACTCTTCTGACACTATCATTCTAGTGAAGAACTGCttaattcttttcttcatttcaggTATTTATCATGGTTGTTTAACTTAGTTGAAGTTTTTCCTATCAAGACTGATTGGAAGTATCCCCTTTAGAAATTAGTCAGTTTTTTAGCGAGTGgctgaaatagctcagttgggagagCGTTAgactgaagaagaagaagaaattagtCAGTTTTTTAATGAATACATGCCCTTGTtataatattagctattattatttttaatcaatcaTATGAACCCTTTTCTTAGAGTAAAGTATCTTCTCTGATTTGGTTTAAAATACaaagcctgggacttccctggtggctcagtggtaaagaatctgcctgcccatgcaagagacatagattccatccctggtccaggctgattccacatgtcacagaactactaagcctgtgcaccacagctactaagcctgtgctctagggccttggagccacaactactgaaacctgtgttCCCTAGAGCTTGTACTcctcaacaggagaagccacttcagtcagaaagcaactggagagtagcccctgctcatggcaaatagagaaaagcccaagcagcaacaaagacccaacagagcctaaataaataaataattttttaaaacctgcaGAGCTCCTCTTAAAAAGGGTACAGCTGGTATTTTCAGTTCtaaacctgtgtctccccagGGCAAGTGAAGAAGTAGAGTGTGCTCCTCATTCTTATGCTTCTCATTGTTTGGCCTTTTCTAATCCCTAGGTTTCTCTAACTTTTGATTTACATTGGCATATACATAATTTTCTTAGGAAAGTTTACAGATTCTTAGCAgttgtttattctgttttttaaagggTTAGACCATCTTTTCCCCAAaatcctaaatttaaaaaaaacactaaattgaCCATATCTAGTTTATCCGGAAATATGCAAAAGTTTCTCCATACTTGGTATATACACCCTTTAGAAACTCAAGAGTCAGCTCTTATACTGATGCATATTGCCTCCATCTTAACAGGGCAATAGGTAAGAATTAGGACAGAGAACATTTAAGAAAatccttctctctctgcttctcaatcacttatttatccattcaatcAAAATTTTATTAAGCAGTTATTATATAACAGAATGTTCCAAGTTTCAATcactcatttcttattttcttcctctttaccctctgttgggcttccctggtggctcagctgataaagaatccaccgcagtacgggagacctgggttcgatccctgggttgggaagatcccctggagaagggaacagctacccactccagtattctgacctggacaCAGGTCAGAATTCCATGGGcacaactgaactgagtgactttcactttcacttaccctCTCTTAAAATGACATCTTCAATTATCCCCAAATTCTCTCCTATTACTCATCCATAataaattttcattccagtcacagAGAAGATCATAAAAATAGCTTAAATGTTGCCTAGAAGTCTTTATTATCTTTTCCAATTTCTCTAAAGACTAAATTTCCATTTGAGAGACTTAGGATGCCTTAGTATAAACATATGTCATGTTTTCTTATACTGTTTTCATTCAGTTAATGTAGGCAGCAGTTACCTAGGGTTTTCACAGCATTTCCTGACAGGCAGCAGGAGACTAATTGAATTTCTTTAAGGTCACAGGGTTCGGCTGATAGAGACTTGACTATGTAATCCATTCCTTCCCCTATATCAGACAAGTGGGTCAAACGAAGTAAGCacatctttttcagatttctcagACCTTCAGCTGCAAACCAATGGAAAGGAAATGCATTAGGACACGAAGTACATAAAGGCCTTCTTCTTGCATTGTATAAACACAGTCGGTGTCAGAGTCTTTACTGTTCTTGTTATTAaacttatattaataaaaatattagagaaaacaaaaatctgacctagttttaaagcatcttcttcATTCATCTTAATATTATCCAGTATGAGCTTCGTAAGGTTCTTCAAATTACCTAAACTGTCAGTCAGACCACCTGCCGAAAGAAAAGGGATTGGTGTTCAGCTGTCATTTACTAGATTTCTGTGACCAATCAAAAGAATTTTGTTCTACCATGGGCAAGAAATGTTCATGAAACTGAAACACAAATATATAGTTTTTGGTCAGAGATGGAAGCACGCCTTCCCAATATAATGGAATTATACTGGAAAGGTAACTGGGAAATCTCCAAACAggtgaaaattaaacaacacacttctatgCAAGCATCAAATAAGTCTCAAGGAAAATTcgataatattttgaaaaaatattttaaaaaactaaaatatatcaaaatcacAGGTTAACAGTTGCTGAAAGGAAGATTTAGAGCATTGAATACTTATGTTAGAAATAAGGAAAGTTTTCAAATCAGTAACCTAAGCTTACTTAAGAAACGAGACAGAGAAGGGCAACATAAACCCAATGGAAGAAGAAGCAATGCGataataaagggcagaaataaaaaaaaaattgcaaacagATAAACAATAGGGGGAAATCAATGGAAATTGAAAGCTGTATCCATGAAAAGGTcaataaatttgataaatttcTAGCAAGactgataaataaaaaatgaagaaaaacaaattaccaatatcagaaatgaaaaggaagataaCAATACAGAAATCACAGATgttaaaagaacagagaaaaatatgCGTAAACTTGACAacacaaatgtgtgtgttttagttgctcagtcgtgtctgactcttgtgacctcatggactgtagcccatcaggctcttctgtccataggatctttACAGATAAAACTacacaatttcttttctttagttaattaatttattttaattggaggataatttctttacaatactgtggtggtttttgccgtcCATCGATATGAATCatccatgggtgcacatgtgtctccCCATCCTAAAGCtgcctcctacctccctccccacctcatcccagaGCACCGACTTTGAGTACTCTGCTTCATACATCAAACTTGCATTGAAAATTACACAATTTCTTGAAAGCTCCAAGCTACTAAAATTTATCCAACATTACGTAAATAACCTGAATAGTCCTATGTAACTGAGGACattgaatttgtaatttaaatttttctcaaaaaagaaagCTTCAAGCACGGATAATTTAACTTGCAAATTCTACTaaacattcaaagaagaaataacatcAATTCTATACAATAACTATcaggaaacagaaacacaggcaacacttcccaactcattttatgaagctaCCATTAACCAGCATGAAacaagaccaagaaaataaaacaaaaaaaactttgaagCAATATCACTCATGAACACAGGAgccaaaattctcaacaaaatattaccaaGGAGTCCAGCCATacataaaaagaatattataCTACCACCAAGTGAGCTTCATACAGGAATGCACGATTGTtttgatatttgaaaatcaaCCCATGTAATTCACTATATTAACATTCtagataagaaaaatgaaatgatcatataaattgatacagcaaaAATATTTGTCATAATCTAATAATTATTCATGAGAAAAACTTTCAGCCacctaggaatagaaggaaacttcctcaacctgataaaaagcaacttaaaaaaaaacaaaaaatgacaatTAATGAATGTCATACTTAATAGTGAAAGTCTGAATGCTTTCTcgctaagatcagaaacaagggaGGATGTTCACTCTCATCTCTTCTGTTCAACACTATGTACTGCAAGTCATAATCAATGCAATGAGAcaagacaatgaaataaaaagtatacaaattggaatggaaggaataaaaatattctttttggaGGGGACATGAAATAAGTTTATCATAGATACAGAGTACAAtatcaacacacacaaaaatcaattgtatttctgctgcagggtcggggggcACTGACTGTGGCAGAGCGAGCATGGGACCtttgaaggaggtccccattatcttcattacctccagcatagtttggtctcaggtcaaacaacacggagggaacacagccctgcccatcaacgaaaaattgggttaaagatttactaagcatggccccGCCTATCATAACAAAatccagtttcccccacagtcagcctctcccatcaggaagcttccataagcctcttatccttatctgtcagagggcagacagaatgaaaatcactatcacagaaaactaatcaaactgatcccatggaccacagccttgtctaactcaatgaaactatgagccatgctgtatagggccacccaatatggacaggtcatggtggacagttctgacaaaacatggtccactggagaagggaatggcaagccacttcagtactcttgcctcgagaaccccatgaacagtatgaaaaagcaaaaagataggacgctgaaagatgaactccccaggtcagtagatgcccaatatgctactggagaagagtggagaaataactccagaaagaatgaagagatggagccaaagcaaaaacaacgcccagttgtggatgtgactggtgatggaagtaaagtctgatactgtaaagagcaatattgcataggaaccgaGAATGTTAAAagtccatgaatcagggtaaattggaagCGGTCCAACAGGAGAGGGCAAGAGTAAATAtcgaaattttaggaatcagtgaactaaaatggactgggatgggcaaatttaactcagatgaccattatatctaccactgtgggcaagaatcccttagaagaaatggagtagccatcatagtcagcaaaagagtctaaaatgcagttcttgggtgcagtctcaaaaatgacagaatgatctctgttcatttccaaggcaaaccattcaatatcacagtgatccaagtctatgccctgaccagtaatgctgaagaagctgaagttgaacagtggttctatgaagacctacaagaccttctagaactaacacccaaaaaagatgtccttttcattataggggactgggatgcaaaagtaggaagttaagcaacacctggagtaacaggcaaatttggccttggcgtacagaatgaagcagggcaaaggctaatagagttttgccaagagaacgcactggtcatagtaaacaccctcttccaacaacacaagagaagactctacacatggacatcaccagatggccaataccaaaatcagattgattatattctttgaagccaaagatggagaagctctaaacagtaagcaaaaacaaaacttggagctgactgtgcctcagatcatgaactccttattgccaaattcagacttaaattgaagaaagtggggaaaaccactagaccattcaggtatgacctaaatcaaatcccttatgattatacagtgggagtgacaactagattcaagggattagatctgataggcagagtgcctgaagaattatggatggaggttggtgacactgtacaggaggcagtgatcaagaccatccccaagaaaaagaaatgcaaaaaggcaaaatggtcgtctgaggaggccttacaaatagttgagaaaagaagagaagctaaaggcaaaggagaaaaggaaagcgatacccatttgaatggagagttccaaggaatagcaaggagagataagaaagaaagccatcctcagtgatcaatggaaagaaatagaggaaaacaatagaatgaaaaagactagagatctcttcaagaaaattagagataccaaggaaacatttcatgcaaaaatgggaacaataaaggacagaaatggtatggacctaacagaagcagaagatattaagaagaggtggcaagaacacacagaaga
Protein-coding sequences here:
- the LOC122441542 gene encoding ORM1-like protein 1; translated protein: MNVGVAHSEVNPNTRVMNSRGMWLTYALGVGLLHIVLLSIPFFSVPVAWTLTNVIHNLGMYVFLHAVKGTPFETPDQGKARLLTHWEQLDYGVQFTSSRKFFTISPIILYFLASFYTKYDTTHFILNTASLLSVLIPKMPQLHGVRIFGINKY